Proteins encoded in a region of the Nitrospirota bacterium genome:
- a CDS encoding VanZ family protein yields the protein MCDVTRQDTMTQVLWYWLPVALYAGLIFFLSSQSHPEDTLPSFLFKEVSDKVLHAVEYGILAVLCYRAFRWAAGPALARQAVVLAIVTASVYGITDEVHQAFVPLRESSWQDWLADTIGAVIGVMSWRSIGSD from the coding sequence ATGTGTGACGTAACTCGGCAAGATACGATGACTCAGGTGCTTTGGTATTGGTTGCCGGTGGCCCTGTATGCCGGATTGATTTTTTTTCTGTCGTCCCAGTCGCATCCGGAAGATACCTTGCCATCGTTCTTGTTCAAAGAGGTCAGTGACAAAGTCTTGCACGCGGTGGAGTATGGCATCTTGGCCGTGCTCTGCTACCGGGCCTTTCGCTGGGCAGCAGGGCCGGCTCTGGCTCGGCAGGCAGTCGTGTTAGCGATCGTGACAGCCTCGGTGTACGGCATCACGGATGAAGTACATCAAGCCTTCGTCCCTCTCCGCGAGTCCAGTTGGCAGGATTGGCTGGCCGATACCATCGGTGCGGTCATCGGGGTGATGAGCTGGCGGTCCATCGGATCGGATTGA